One window of Opisthocomus hoazin isolate bOpiHoa1 chromosome 15, bOpiHoa1.hap1, whole genome shotgun sequence genomic DNA carries:
- the ANKS4B gene encoding ankyrin repeat and SAM domain-containing protein 4B translates to MSSRFHKAAADGNLDLLKEATRKDLNTSDEDGMTPTLLAAYHGYLEALEVICRRGGDPDKCDIWGNTPLHHAACNGHIHCVSFLINFGANIFALDNDLRTPLEVAASRDRNECVQILDKAATEQNMLNPKKVSKLKAQAQRNVEKQIKECEKRQEKHQHEMNRHYMKEKVDTVNASRGTHSRVKLSSLFASNTTPFSKNLKDTFKLKAKKTADSTRSQETQSNGQEHGPGRTTVMHLFDEKEEDEPLNNHGDKNFSDNDSQLSIFKRPGLGKIVFGRNLTADVNLGTVSSEKEGISFKMSSELFQYENAENGRKDDTEYGADIPWHEEEVIWDDEEAENTPLEVFLASQMLDEFLPVFMREKIDLDALMLCSDEDLQSIQMELGPRKKVLNAVTKRKQALRNPGKTVDTCL, encoded by the exons ATGTCGAGCAGGTTTCACAAAGCAGCAGCCGATGGCAATTTGGACCTATTGAAAGAAGCCACTAGGAAAGACCTCAACACTTCAGATGAAGATGGGATGACGCCCACCCTTCTGGCAGCATACCATGGGTATCTAGAAGCTCTGGAAGTCATATGTCGGAGGGG AGGTGATCCAGACAAATGTGACATCTGGGGGAACACGCCTCTCCACCATGCTGCTTGCAATGGGCACATCCATTGTGTGTCTTTTTTGATCAACTTTGGTGCCAACATCTTCGCCCTGGACAACGACCTCCGCACTCccctggaggtggctgccagcAGAGACCGCAATGAATGTGTCCAAATCCTGGACAAAGCTGCCACCGAGCAGAACATGCTGAACCCAAAGAAGGTCTCCAAACTCAAAGCACAGGCCCAGAGGAATGTGGAGAAACAAATCAAAGAATGTGAGAAGCGCCAAGAGAAACACCAGCATGAAATGAACAGGCATTATATGAAAGAAAAAGTTGATACAGTAAATGCTTCCAGAGGGACACACTCCAGAGTAAAGTTGTCTAGTCTCTTTGCTTCAAATACAACTCCTTTCTCCAAAAATCTGAAAGATACCTTCAAACTGAAGGCAAAAAAGACAGCCGACAGCACAAGAAGCCAGGAAACACAAAGCAATGGCCAAGAGCATGGTCCGGGTAGGACGACTGTGATGCATTTGTTCGATGAGAAAGAGGAGGATGAACCACTGAACAACCATGGAGACAAAAACTTTTCTGATAACGACAGTCAGCTCTCCATTTTTAAGCGGCCAGGTCTTGGCAAGATTGTATTTGGAAGGAATCTGACTGCGGATGTAAATCTTGGAACTGTGTCTTCTGAGAAAGAAGGTATAAGCTTTAAAATGTCCAGCGAGCTCTTTCAGTATGAAAATGCTGAGAATGGCAGGAAAGATGACACTGAATATGGTGCTGATATCCCCTGGCATGAAGAAGAAGTCATTTGGGATGATGAGGAAGCAGAGAACACGCCTCTTGAGGTATTTCTGGCATCACAGATGCTGGATGAGTTTCTTCCAGTCTTCATGAGGGAAAAAATTGATTTAGATGCCCTGATGCTATGTTCTGATGAAGATCTACAGAGCATTCAGATGGAGCTTGGGCCGAGAAAAAAAGTCCTGAATGCCGTGACTAAAAGAAAACAGGCACTCAGGAACCCTGGAAAGACTGTAGATACTTGCTTATAA